In Terriglobus aquaticus, the genomic window CCACGTTGTTGTCGGCGTGCGCGCCGCCGTTCAGAATGTTCATCATCGGCGTCGGCAGCAGGCACGCATTCACGCCGCCCAGGTACCGGTACAACGGCAGCTTCAGCGCATTCGCTGAAGCGCGAGCCACCGCCATGCTCACCGCAAGAATTGCATTCGCGCCGAGCCGACCTTTGTTCGACGTTCCATCCAGCGACAGCATCGTCGCGTCGATCAGCCGCTGATTGGCAGCGTCCATGCCAATCAGTTCCGGCTCCAGCACGCTCTCTACGTTCTCCACGGCCTGCAGTACACCTTTGCCCAGGTAGTACTCCTTGTCGCCATCGCGCAGCTCAACGGCTTCGTGCTCGCCTGTCGACGCACCGCTGGGCACGGCGGCTCTGCCGATCGCGCCCCCGTTCAGCACCACATCCGCTTCCACGGTGGGGTTCCCACGGCTGTCCAGAATTTCGCGAGCTTTGATGGAGACAATTTCAGTCATGCGGACGTTTTTTCCCTCTGCCCGGCTGTCCCCGTAGATCACGCGGTGCAGCAGGCGGTCGTTCAATTTGGGCCGGCGATCCACGGCGATCTCGCCGCCGCCAGCTCCAAGAATGGATTGCACCAAGTCAGCCATGTTACGGGTCGGGCCAGTGCCGACCGGCATGTGGCGTAGCGTGATTTTAGCAGGCAGCTATCCCGCCAATTGCCTCTACAGCTTTCCGCAAATGTCGGCTCGACCCTGTTTACGCCTGTGGTGCTGCCGCCTACTACCGCGTCCAAAACTGCCACTGCGGGTCTAACCTGACGAAACGCTGGCGTACTCGCCGCCGGAGGCTCCGCCTTGTCCAAGCTCCCCCTCGCCGCAGTCTTGCTTGCAGCCACCCCCCTGCTCGCTCAGCAAACCGGTGTGTCCCATCCGCCAGACTCCGCAGTGGAGGATTCCGCGCCCGTCACGAGCGCTCCAGTTCGCGTCGTCGACGCTCCCGTGCTCGTCGTTCCTTCTGCAGCGGCACCGGTACCTGCCCGGCCGGCCTACACACCAGCCGCACCCGTGGACGAATCGCCTTCCGTGAGCCTGCAGCGCCGCGACCTCGCCCGATTTGACCCGGACGGCAAGGTGGTTGGTGATGACGTAGTCGTGAATCCAAACGCCGTAGCCGCCGGCACCATGCTGCGCGCCCGGCTTGAAACCGAAATCCAGACGGCAACCACCCAGCCCGGTTCACCCTTCCGCGCCCAGATCACAGAGCCCCTCATGCACGAAGGCCGCGTCGTAGTTCCCGCTGGTGCCGTACTCGAAGGCCGCGTGACAGACATCCGCGGTGGCCGCCGTCTACATGGACCCGCGCTCATCCATCTCCAGGCGCAGACCATCGTCCTGCCTGACGGCTCGCGCATGCCCATCCGCGCCTCCGTCATCGACACGGACAAGTTCGCCGACACGCGCATCGACAGCGAAGGCAACATCGTGCGCAAGGATCACGCAACGCAGACGCTCGCCGAGTTCTCCCTGGCAGCCGGCAGCACCGCGGCCGCAGGCGGCCTCATCGCCGGCGTTCCTGGCGCTCTGGTCGGCGCCGGCATCGGCGCAGGCGTGGGCACCGTCATGTGGCTCAAGGCGGATCGCCAGACACAACTGCCGCCCGACACCCTGCTGGTGTTAGCGCTCGACACGCCTCTGCCGATTCAGCCGCTTGTGCGCGAGCCCGAATACTCCGTGCAGCCCCTTGCGCCCGCCGGGACTCCGGCGGCAAAGCCCACTGCGCCCGTCGAGGCGGAACCGCAAGCCTTCGTTCCCACCAGTTAGCTCACTCACGAACACCGGCTACTGCCCGCCTGCTCGCTAGCGCAACTCGCCGAGCAGGCGTTTCCACGTTTTGGTGTTCCTGCGCCAGTTCTTTTTCAGGTCTTCCAGAATCCGCTCGAAATCCCCATTGCCCTTCAGCCGATTCCACAGCGGATTGCGGCTGAACCACGGGTAGTTTTCATTACCGAGGTAAATGGCGCGGCGCAGCCAGTGCAGAGCCTCGCTCTCATCGCCTTCTACCGCGAAGTAAGTCGCCAGCCGGTACGCCATCTCACTGTCCGCCTCGGCCGCCGCCAGCGTCTCATCGACAATGTAGCTCGCCGCCTTCTCGCGCTGTCCCAACTGCGTGTAGCACATGGCGATCGTGGGGAACACGATGCGCAAGGAGTCGTCCTCACGCGTCACCGCCTCCAGCACCTGAACGGCACGCTCCAGTTCACCCATGCGCATGTATTGGTAGCCCTCGCTGATGCGCAGCAAAGGCTGCTTCGGCTCCAGCGTCAGGCCCTTCTCAATTTCGTCCGCCGCCAGCTCCAACTGGTTCTGGTACTGGTACACCCGCGCCCGGTGGTTGTAGACCACGGCAGCGTTAGACGGGTTCAGCCGAAGCGCAATGTTGAACTGCTCCAGCGCCTCGTCATACAGGCCGTCCAGCCGCAGCGTTTGACCCGCCACCTGGTGCACGTTCCAGTCGTTGCCGGCCGTCTGCAACAGGTGCTCAATCCCGTGGCGAGCGCTCTCCTTCTCACCACGCGACAGCAGCATGTACACGCGATACAGGTTCGCATCCACCGATCCCGGGTCGATCGACAGCGCTTTATCGAACGCGCGCCGCGCCTCGATCAGGTGCATCTGGCCGCCCAGTCCATGACGCGTGTACTGCAGATGCGTAATGCCCAGCCCGGTCCACGCGGGCGCATACTCTTTGTTCCGCTGCGTCACCTGCTCAAAGATCTGCCGTGCGCGGTCCAGGTCTTCCCGGGCTCCGGTGCGCGACATGAACGAGCTCAGCAGCGCACTGGCCTGCAGGTAGTCTTCCGACTGCTCATCCGACAACGGCCGCGACGGCGTGTGTTCCACAGGGTGAATCGAGTAGCTGCCCTGCAGCGTGCTGAAGATCTCTTCCGTGATCTCGCGCTGCACCGCCACCAGGTCGAAGCTCTCCACGTTCATCGACCCACCTGCGCGCACTGCACCCGCCGGCACGTCCAGCATCTGCCAGTTCAGGTCGAACCCGGCCTCCCGACGCATGAAGTTGCCAGACACCACGTACTGCACCAGCAATTTGCGGCCGATGGTCAGTGGGTCCATCTGCCGGTACGGCAGACTCATCAGCGCGCTGGAAGGTCGCACCACCAGCGATTGCACCCGCGCCAGTCGCGTCGCGATCGCATCGGCCAGGGCATAGCCGTACAGTGGCGCAGCCTCCGCCGGGCCCAGGTTGAAAAACGGCAGCACCACGATTGTGTTGCGCTTTTCATTGCCGCCGCTCTCGCGGAACCGCTCGGCTAGCATGCTCAACAGGCCGGTTGTGCGCTTCTCTTCTTCCGGACTATCGAGTGACAACCGCTCCTGGTTCGGCATGCTCGCCAGCGTGTCGCCCGGGATCAGCATGCCGTCCAACTGCGACGCTTTCAGGATCGTCTTCAGCGCCTCGCGCACATCCGAAGCCGATGCGAAACGCGCCGAAGGCTGCTTCTCCAAGCATCGCAGGATCACGCTTT contains:
- a CDS encoding serine/threonine-protein kinase; this translates as MKRRVIEHYELIRKLGAGGSGVVYLSNDTMLQRPVVLKLLTRGNLTPEQMRATFLREARLASAIEHPNVCAIYDVGEVDDEAFIVMQYVPGKPLDRLIEEGPANVELVLSAGIQIADGLAAAHSLGIFHRDLKPANVILTEGGLIKILDFGLARRISLDDAEFNPSKPLNRMPAPGATYTARGGTIAYMAPEQFVTGQSSVQSDIFALGVVLYELVTGRHPFHRPDLPDFQSIRAIQFADPPSLRDAVPGIPGELESVILRCLEKQPSARFASASDVREALKTILKASQLDGMLIPGDTLASMPNQERLSLDSPEEEKRTTGLLSMLAERFRESGGNEKRNTIVVLPFFNLGPAEAAPLYGYALADAIATRLARVQSLVVRPSSALMSLPYRQMDPLTIGRKLLVQYVVSGNFMRREAGFDLNWQMLDVPAGAVRAGGSMNVESFDLVAVQREITEEIFSTLQGSYSIHPVEHTPSRPLSDEQSEDYLQASALLSSFMSRTGAREDLDRARQIFEQVTQRNKEYAPAWTGLGITHLQYTRHGLGGQMHLIEARRAFDKALSIDPGSVDANLYRVYMLLSRGEKESARHGIEHLLQTAGNDWNVHQVAGQTLRLDGLYDEALEQFNIALRLNPSNAAVVYNHRARVYQYQNQLELAADEIEKGLTLEPKQPLLRISEGYQYMRMGELERAVQVLEAVTREDDSLRIVFPTIAMCYTQLGQREKAASYIVDETLAAAEADSEMAYRLATYFAVEGDESEALHWLRRAIYLGNENYPWFSRNPLWNRLKGNGDFERILEDLKKNWRRNTKTWKRLLGELR